In Pseudomonas rhizosphaerae, one DNA window encodes the following:
- a CDS encoding OmpH family outer membrane protein has translation MRKLTQMVVLAATLAASLGAAPAFADMKIAVLNYQMALLESDAAKKYAVDAEKKFGPQLSKLKTLESSAKSIQDRLVAGGDKMAQPERERLELEFKQKARDFQFQSKELNEAKAVADREMLKQLKPKLDGAVEEVIKKGAFDLVLERGAVIDVKPQFDITRQVIERMNQSR, from the coding sequence GTGCGCAAGTTGACTCAAATGGTTGTTCTGGCCGCGACCCTCGCCGCCTCGTTGGGTGCCGCTCCGGCCTTCGCCGACATGAAAATCGCTGTTCTGAACTATCAGATGGCGCTGCTCGAGTCTGACGCTGCCAAGAAATACGCGGTCGATGCCGAGAAGAAATTCGGCCCGCAACTGAGCAAGCTCAAGACCCTGGAAAGCAGCGCCAAGAGCATCCAGGACCGCCTGGTTGCCGGTGGCGACAAGATGGCCCAGCCCGAGCGTGAGCGCCTGGAGCTCGAATTCAAGCAGAAAGCCCGCGACTTCCAGTTCCAGTCCAAGGAGCTGAACGAAGCCAAGGCCGTTGCCGACCGCGAAATGCTCAAGCAGCTCAAGCCCAAGCTCGACGGTGCCGTTGAGGAAGTCATCAAGAAAGGTGCCTTCGACCTGGTGCTGGAGCGCGGTGCGGTGATTGATGTCAAACCTCAGTTCGACATCACTCGCCAGGTCATCGAGCGCATGAATCAGTCGCGCTGA
- the lpxD gene encoding UDP-3-O-(3-hydroxymyristoyl)glucosamine N-acyltransferase yields the protein MTATMKLGQLAEFLGATVSGDPEKIITGLATLQEAGPAQLSFLANPQYRKFLPDSHAGAVLLKAADAEGFQGDALIVPDPYLAYARISHLFDPKPRASAGVHPSAVIAADAQVDAAASVGPFAVVESGARIAAGVTIGAHCFIGARCEIGEGGWLAPRVTLYHDVRIGKRVVIQSGAVLGGEGFGFANEKGVWQKIAQIGGVSIGDDVEIGVNTAVDRGALADTVIGNGVKLDNQIQIAHNVQIGDNTAMAACVGISGSSKIGKNCMLAGGVGLVGHIEICDGVFITGMTMVTHSITEPGAYSSGTAMQPAAEWRKSAARLRQLDDMARRLKQVEKHVEAVTQGGKASSDG from the coding sequence ATGACAGCGACCATGAAGCTCGGCCAGCTGGCCGAGTTCCTGGGGGCCACGGTCAGTGGCGACCCGGAGAAGATCATCACTGGGCTGGCCACCTTGCAGGAGGCCGGCCCAGCTCAGCTGAGCTTTCTGGCCAATCCGCAGTACCGCAAGTTCCTGCCCGATAGCCATGCCGGTGCCGTGCTGCTCAAGGCAGCCGATGCCGAAGGTTTCCAGGGTGACGCACTGATCGTCCCCGATCCCTATCTTGCCTATGCACGCATCTCCCATCTGTTCGATCCCAAGCCCCGTGCCAGTGCTGGCGTGCATCCCTCGGCCGTCATTGCCGCCGATGCCCAGGTCGACGCGGCTGCCAGCGTCGGGCCGTTTGCCGTCGTGGAAAGCGGTGCCAGGATCGCCGCCGGTGTGACCATCGGCGCGCACTGCTTCATCGGTGCACGTTGCGAGATCGGCGAAGGCGGCTGGTTGGCGCCTCGTGTGACTCTGTATCACGATGTGCGCATCGGCAAGCGCGTGGTTATCCAGTCGGGCGCCGTGCTGGGAGGTGAGGGCTTCGGCTTCGCCAACGAGAAGGGCGTGTGGCAGAAAATCGCCCAGATCGGCGGCGTCAGCATCGGCGACGACGTCGAGATCGGTGTGAACACCGCCGTCGATCGCGGGGCTTTGGCCGATACCGTGATTGGCAACGGCGTGAAGCTCGACAACCAGATCCAGATTGCCCACAACGTACAGATTGGCGATAACACCGCCATGGCGGCGTGTGTCGGTATTTCGGGAAGCAGTAAGATCGGCAAGAATTGCATGCTCGCAGGCGGCGTAGGCCTGGTCGGGCACATCGAGATCTGCGATGGCGTATTCATCACTGGCATGACCATGGTGACCCATTCGATCACCGAACCTGGGGCCTATTCCTCGGGTACGGCGATGCAGCCAGCGGCCGAGTGGCGCAAGAGCGCCGCGCGATTGCGGCAGTTGGATGACATGGCTCGGCGCCTCAAGCAGGTGGAAAAGCATGTCGAGGCAGTGACCCAAGGCGGTAAAGCGTCATCTGATGGCTGA
- the fabZ gene encoding 3-hydroxyacyl-ACP dehydratase FabZ — protein sequence MMDINEIREYLPHRYPFLLVDRVVELDVESQSIRAYKNVSINEPFFNGHFPAHPIMPGVLIIEAMAQAAGILGFKMLDVKPADGTLYYFVGSDKLRFRQPVLPGDQLILEAKFISCKRQIWKFDCKASVDGKPVCSAEIICAERKL from the coding sequence ATGATGGACATCAACGAGATTCGCGAATACCTGCCGCACCGCTATCCCTTTCTGTTGGTGGATCGCGTAGTGGAGCTGGACGTCGAAAGCCAGAGCATTCGCGCCTACAAGAATGTCAGCATCAACGAGCCGTTCTTCAATGGTCACTTCCCTGCGCACCCGATCATGCCAGGCGTGTTGATCATCGAGGCCATGGCCCAGGCCGCCGGCATTCTTGGTTTCAAGATGCTCGACGTCAAACCGGCCGACGGTACGCTCTACTACTTCGTGGGTTCGGACAAGCTGCGTTTCCGCCAGCCTGTGCTGCCCGGCGACCAGTTGATCCTGGAAGCCAAGTTCATCAGCTGCAAGCGCCAGATCTGGAAGTTCGACTGCAAGGCGTCGGTGGACGGCAAGCCGGTCTGCTCGGCCGAGATCATCTGTGCGGAACGCAAGCTATGA
- the lpxA gene encoding acyl-ACP--UDP-N-acetylglucosamine O-acyltransferase: MSLIDPRAIIDPSAVLADGVEVGPWSIVGAGVEIGEGTVIGPHVILKGPTRIGRHNRIYQFSSIGEDTPDLKYKGEETRLVIGDHNVIREGVTIHRGTVQDRAETTLGDHNLIMAYAHIGHDSVIGNHCILVNNTALAGHVHVHDWAILSGFTLVHQYCHIGAHSFSGMGTAIGKDVPAYVTVFGNPAEARSMNFEGMRRRGFSDEAIHALRRAYKTVYRRGLTVEQALLDLEEPARLHPEVDVFLKSIQSSTRGITR; encoded by the coding sequence ATGAGTTTGATTGACCCTCGCGCCATCATCGACCCGTCCGCCGTTCTGGCAGATGGCGTCGAAGTCGGCCCTTGGTCGATCGTTGGTGCGGGCGTAGAAATCGGCGAGGGCACAGTGATCGGTCCCCATGTCATCCTCAAGGGGCCGACCCGCATCGGCAGGCACAACCGTATCTACCAGTTTTCCTCCATCGGGGAAGACACGCCGGACCTCAAGTACAAGGGCGAGGAAACCCGCTTGGTCATCGGTGACCACAACGTCATCCGCGAAGGCGTGACCATTCACCGCGGCACCGTGCAGGACCGCGCCGAAACCACGCTGGGCGACCACAACCTGATCATGGCCTATGCCCATATCGGGCACGACAGCGTCATAGGCAATCATTGCATCCTGGTCAACAACACGGCCTTGGCCGGTCACGTGCATGTGCATGACTGGGCGATTCTGTCCGGCTTCACCCTGGTGCACCAGTATTGCCACATCGGTGCCCACAGTTTTTCCGGTATGGGTACGGCCATCGGCAAGGATGTACCGGCCTATGTCACGGTATTCGGCAACCCGGCCGAAGCCCGCAGCATGAATTTCGAAGGCATGCGCCGCCGCGGTTTCAGCGATGAAGCGATCCACGCGCTGCGCCGTGCCTACAAGACGGTCTACCGCCGTGGCTTGACCGTCGAGCAGGCCCTGCTCGATCTGGAAGAACCTGCGCGGCTGCACCCCGAAGTCGACGTGTTCCTAAAGTCGATCCAGTCCTCGACCCGCGGCATCACCCGCTGA
- the lpxB gene encoding lipid-A-disaccharide synthase, whose protein sequence is MSHPAPLTVALVAGEASGDILGSGLMRALKARHPHIQFIGVGGPLMEAEGMVSRFPMERLAVMGLVEVLGRLRELLARRKQLIAELIACKPDVFIGIDAPDFTLNMELKLRQAGIKTVHYVSPSVWAWRQKRVLKIRKGCDLMLTLLPFEARFYEEQGVPVRFVGHPLADTIALQADREQARLQLGLPSDHPVVALMPGSRGGEVGRLGELFLDSAQLLLQSQPHTRFVIPCANPQRRAQLEQMLAGRTMPVTLLDGGSHTALAACDAVLIASGTATLEALLYKRPMVVAYRLAPVTYWILKRMVKSPYVSLPNLLAQRMLVPELLQDDATPQALVAQLLPLLAGGEEQTSAFDAIHRTLRRDASNQAADAVLKLIGRNDG, encoded by the coding sequence ATGTCTCACCCCGCACCGCTGACCGTAGCACTGGTGGCAGGCGAAGCCAGTGGCGACATCCTGGGTTCAGGGCTGATGCGCGCGCTCAAGGCACGCCATCCGCACATCCAGTTCATCGGCGTCGGCGGTCCGCTGATGGAAGCCGAGGGGATGGTCAGCCGCTTCCCGATGGAGCGCCTGGCAGTGATGGGCCTGGTCGAAGTGCTGGGCCGCCTGCGTGAACTGCTGGCGCGGCGCAAGCAGCTGATTGCCGAGCTGATCGCGTGCAAGCCGGATGTGTTCATCGGCATCGACGCCCCCGATTTCACCCTGAACATGGAACTTAAGCTGCGCCAGGCCGGGATCAAGACGGTGCACTACGTGAGCCCCTCGGTCTGGGCCTGGCGGCAGAAGCGGGTGTTGAAGATTCGCAAGGGTTGCGACCTGATGCTGACGCTGCTGCCCTTCGAGGCCAGGTTCTACGAAGAGCAGGGCGTCCCGGTGCGCTTCGTCGGTCATCCGCTGGCCGACACCATTGCGCTGCAAGCTGACCGTGAACAGGCCCGCTTGCAGTTGGGCCTGCCCAGCGATCATCCAGTCGTGGCGTTGATGCCCGGCAGCCGGGGCGGCGAAGTCGGCCGTCTGGGCGAGCTGTTCCTCGACAGTGCCCAGTTGCTCCTGCAATCGCAACCACACACACGCTTCGTAATCCCCTGCGCCAACCCGCAGCGGCGTGCGCAACTGGAGCAAATGCTCGCCGGGCGCACGATGCCGGTGACCTTGCTCGACGGTGGCTCGCACACCGCGCTGGCCGCTTGTGACGCGGTGCTGATCGCTTCCGGCACGGCTACCCTGGAGGCCCTGCTGTACAAGCGCCCCATGGTAGTGGCCTACCGGCTGGCGCCCGTGACGTACTGGATTCTCAAGCGCATGGTCAAAAGCCCCTACGTGTCGTTGCCCAACCTGCTGGCCCAGCGCATGCTGGTGCCCGAGTTGTTGCAGGATGACGCTACGCCTCAGGCGTTGGTAGCGCAGTTGCTACCCCTGCTGGCAGGTGGCGAGGAGCAGACCAGCGCTTTTGACGCGATTCACCGCACGCTGCGTCGCGACGCCTCCAACCAGGCGGCCGACGCCGTGCTGAAACTGATAGGCAGGAATGATGGCTAA
- the rnhB gene encoding ribonuclease HII, whose product MQMGLDFDLVEELVAGVDEVGRGPLCGAVVTAAVILDPRRPILGLNDSKKLTEARREMLYEEICEKALAWCIARAEVEEIDRLNILHATMLAMQRAVQGLSITPKLALIDGNRCPQLDVPSAPVIQGDAKVPAIAAASILAKVSRDREMSAFELIYPGYGMGGHKGYPTPVHLEALARLGPTPIHRRSFAPVRAAWQARESIDQAPAWV is encoded by the coding sequence CTGCAGATGGGTCTGGATTTCGATCTGGTCGAGGAACTGGTCGCCGGCGTCGACGAAGTCGGCCGCGGCCCATTGTGCGGCGCGGTGGTGACGGCAGCGGTGATTCTCGATCCGCGCCGGCCGATCCTGGGTCTCAACGACTCCAAGAAGCTGACCGAAGCGCGTCGTGAAATGCTCTACGAAGAAATCTGCGAGAAGGCCCTGGCCTGGTGCATTGCCCGCGCCGAAGTGGAAGAGATCGACCGGCTGAACATTCTCCATGCGACCATGCTGGCCATGCAGCGGGCGGTGCAGGGCTTGAGCATTACGCCGAAACTGGCGTTGATCGACGGCAATCGCTGCCCGCAGCTGGATGTGCCCAGTGCCCCGGTGATCCAGGGCGACGCGAAGGTCCCGGCCATCGCCGCCGCTTCGATCCTGGCCAAGGTCAGTCGCGACCGGGAAATGTCCGCTTTCGAATTGATCTACCCAGGCTATGGCATGGGCGGGCACAAGGGCTACCCTACGCCAGTGCATCTGGAAGCTTTGGCTCGCCTGGGCCCCACGCCCATTCATCGGCGATCGTTCGCGCCGGTCCGCGCTGCGTGGCAGGCTCGCGAAAGCATCGATCAAGCACCCGCCTGGGTCTAG
- the dnaE gene encoding DNA polymerase III subunit alpha yields MSVSFVHLRLHTEYSLVDGLVRIKPLVKALAGMNMPAVAVTDQNNMCSLVKFYKAAMGAGIKPICGADLWLANRDPDGPLSRISLLAMNAVGYRNITELISRGFIEGQRNGQVIVERQWVAEASEGVICLSAAKEGEIGMALLGGYPGDADNLLREWMAIFPERFYVEVQRTNRTNDEEYLHAAVALADRLGAPLVATNDVRFIKQEDFEAHETRVCIGEGRALDDPRRNKNYSDQQYLKSAEEMAELFSDLPEALENTVEIARRCNIDVKLGKHFLPDYPIPDGMTIDEYFRKVSFDGLEERLAVLLPKDTTENYEERRQVYVDRLNFELDIIIQMGFPGYFLIVMDFIQWAKSNGVPVGPGRGSGAGSLVAYVQKITDLDPLEYDLLFERFLNPERVSMPDFDVDFCMDGRDRVIDYVADKYGRNAVSQIITFGSMAAKAVVRDVARVQGKSYGLADRLSKMIPFEVGMTLEKAFEQEEILRDFIKVDEEAAEIWDMARKLEGVVRNVGKHAGGVVIAPTKLTDFAPIYCDEAGDGLVTQFDKDDVEAAGLVKFDFLGLRTLTIIDWALKTINRDRAKVNEAPLDIAFIPLDDKPTYQLLQKAETTAVFQLESRGMKELIKKLKPDCLEDLIALVALFRPGPLQSGMVDDFINRKHGRAELAYPHSDYQYEGLKPVLAPTYGIILYQEQVMQIAQVMAGYTLGGADMLRRAMGKKKPEEMAKQRGGFIDGCATNNIDPDLAGNIFDLVEKFAGYGFNKSHSAAYGLVSYQTAWLKTHYPAPFMAAVLSADMHNTDKVVTLIEELRSMKLRLDAPDVNNSEFKFTVNDDGRIVYGLGAIKGVGEGPVEAIIEARQAGPFKDLFDFCERVDLKRINKRTLDGLIRSGAIDRLGPHFHEETKAYQANIDRNRAVLLSAMEGAIKAAEQTARTHDSGHNDLFGGVFVEADADVYASHRKAKELTLKERLRGEKETLGLYLTGHPIDEYEGEIRRFARQRIIDLKPSRETQTVAGMVIALRVMKNKKGDKMGFITLDDRSARIEASLFADAFMSAQSLLQTDAMVVVEGEVSNDDFSGGLRLRVKRVMSMEDARTNLAESLRLKVHADGLGGDRLGWLGELCRQHRGACPITMEYTSSDAKATLQFGEGWRIDPGDSLIQALRDQFGRENVFLQYR; encoded by the coding sequence ATGTCGGTTTCCTTCGTTCATCTTCGCTTGCACACCGAATACTCGCTGGTCGACGGCCTGGTGCGGATCAAGCCGCTGGTCAAGGCGCTGGCCGGTATGAACATGCCTGCGGTGGCGGTGACCGATCAGAACAACATGTGTTCGCTGGTGAAGTTCTACAAGGCCGCGATGGGCGCCGGCATCAAGCCGATCTGCGGCGCCGACCTGTGGTTGGCCAATCGCGACCCCGATGGCCCTCTGAGTCGCATCAGCCTGCTGGCGATGAACGCCGTGGGTTATCGCAACATAACCGAACTGATTTCCCGCGGCTTCATCGAAGGCCAGCGCAACGGCCAGGTGATCGTCGAGCGGCAGTGGGTGGCCGAAGCTAGCGAAGGCGTGATCTGCCTGTCGGCGGCCAAGGAGGGCGAGATCGGCATGGCCCTGCTGGGCGGCTATCCGGGCGACGCCGACAACCTGTTGCGCGAGTGGATGGCGATATTTCCCGAGCGTTTCTACGTCGAGGTGCAGCGGACCAATCGCACCAACGACGAAGAGTACCTGCATGCGGCCGTCGCCCTGGCCGACCGCCTGGGTGCGCCTCTGGTGGCGACCAACGATGTGCGCTTCATCAAGCAGGAAGATTTCGAGGCCCACGAGACCCGCGTGTGCATCGGTGAAGGCCGCGCGCTGGACGACCCGCGCCGCAACAAAAACTACAGCGACCAGCAGTACCTCAAAAGCGCGGAAGAGATGGCCGAGTTGTTCAGCGATCTGCCCGAGGCGCTGGAAAACACCGTCGAGATCGCCAGGCGCTGCAACATCGACGTCAAGCTGGGCAAGCACTTCCTGCCCGACTACCCGATTCCCGATGGCATGACCATCGATGAGTACTTCCGCAAGGTCTCGTTCGACGGCCTGGAAGAACGCCTTGCCGTGCTCTTGCCCAAGGACACCACCGAGAACTACGAAGAGCGGCGGCAGGTGTATGTCGACCGACTGAATTTCGAGCTCGACATCATCATCCAGATGGGCTTTCCAGGTTACTTCCTGATCGTGATGGACTTCATCCAGTGGGCCAAGAGCAATGGCGTGCCGGTGGGTCCGGGCCGGGGGTCGGGCGCTGGCTCCCTGGTAGCCTATGTCCAGAAGATTACCGACCTCGACCCGCTGGAATACGACCTGCTGTTCGAACGCTTTCTCAACCCCGAGCGGGTTTCCATGCCCGACTTCGACGTCGACTTCTGCATGGATGGCCGCGACCGGGTCATCGACTACGTGGCGGACAAGTATGGCCGCAACGCCGTGAGCCAGATCATCACCTTCGGCTCCATGGCGGCCAAGGCGGTGGTGCGCGACGTGGCACGGGTGCAGGGCAAGTCCTACGGCCTGGCCGACCGCCTGTCCAAGATGATCCCGTTCGAAGTCGGCATGACCCTGGAAAAGGCCTTCGAGCAGGAAGAGATCCTGCGCGACTTCATCAAGGTCGATGAGGAAGCGGCGGAAATCTGGGACATGGCGCGCAAGCTCGAAGGTGTGGTGCGTAACGTCGGCAAGCACGCCGGTGGTGTGGTGATCGCGCCGACCAAACTCACCGACTTCGCGCCGATCTACTGCGACGAGGCCGGCGACGGCCTGGTGACCCAGTTCGACAAGGATGACGTGGAGGCCGCCGGCCTGGTCAAGTTCGACTTCCTCGGCCTGCGGACCCTGACCATCATCGACTGGGCGTTGAAGACCATCAACCGCGACCGCGCCAAGGTCAACGAAGCGCCGCTGGACATCGCCTTCATTCCGCTCGACGACAAACCGACCTACCAGTTGCTGCAGAAGGCCGAGACCACCGCGGTGTTCCAGCTCGAGTCGCGCGGCATGAAAGAGCTGATCAAGAAGCTCAAGCCCGACTGCCTGGAAGACCTTATCGCCCTGGTGGCGCTGTTCCGCCCAGGCCCGCTGCAGTCGGGCATGGTGGATGACTTCATCAACCGCAAGCACGGCCGCGCCGAGCTGGCCTATCCGCACTCGGACTACCAGTACGAAGGGCTGAAACCAGTCCTGGCTCCTACCTACGGCATCATTCTGTATCAGGAACAGGTGATGCAGATCGCCCAGGTGATGGCGGGCTACACCCTCGGTGGTGCCGACATGCTGCGCCGCGCCATGGGCAAGAAGAAGCCCGAGGAGATGGCCAAGCAGCGCGGCGGCTTCATCGATGGGTGCGCGACCAACAACATCGACCCGGACCTGGCAGGCAACATCTTCGACCTGGTGGAAAAGTTCGCCGGGTACGGTTTCAACAAGTCCCACTCCGCCGCCTATGGCCTGGTGTCGTACCAGACCGCCTGGCTCAAGACCCACTACCCGGCGCCGTTCATGGCTGCGGTGCTGTCGGCGGACATGCACAACACCGACAAGGTCGTGACCCTCATCGAAGAGTTGCGCAGCATGAAACTGCGCCTGGATGCACCTGACGTGAACAACTCCGAGTTCAAGTTCACGGTCAACGACGACGGTCGCATCGTCTACGGGCTGGGCGCGATCAAGGGCGTGGGCGAAGGCCCGGTGGAGGCGATCATCGAGGCGCGCCAGGCCGGTCCGTTCAAGGACCTGTTCGACTTCTGCGAGCGCGTCGACCTCAAGCGCATCAACAAGCGCACCCTCGACGGTCTGATCCGCAGCGGCGCGATCGACCGCCTGGGTCCGCATTTCCACGAAGAAACCAAAGCCTACCAGGCCAACATCGACCGCAACCGCGCGGTGCTGCTGTCGGCCATGGAAGGCGCGATCAAGGCGGCGGAGCAGACGGCACGCACCCATGACAGCGGCCACAACGACCTGTTCGGCGGCGTGTTCGTGGAGGCCGATGCGGATGTCTATGCCAGCCATCGCAAGGCCAAGGAGCTGACCCTCAAGGAGCGGCTGCGCGGCGAGAAGGAAACCCTTGGGTTGTACCTCACCGGGCACCCGATCGACGAATACGAAGGCGAGATCCGCCGCTTCGCGCGGCAACGCATCATCGACCTCAAACCATCGCGCGAAACCCAGACGGTGGCCGGCATGGTCATCGCCCTGCGGGTGATGAAGAACAAGAAAGGCGACAAGATGGGCTTCATCACCCTCGACGACCGCTCGGCGCGCATCGAGGCCTCGCTGTTCGCCGATGCCTTCATGTCGGCGCAATCGCTGCTGCAGACCGATGCCATGGTGGTGGTGGAAGGGGAGGTCAGCAACGACGACTTCTCTGGTGGCCTGCGCCTGCGCGTCAAGCGCGTGATGAGCATGGAAGATGCGCGCACCAACCTGGCCGAAAGCTTGCGCCTCAAGGTGCATGCCGACGGGCTGGGTGGCGATCGTCTCGGCTGGCTGGGCGAATTGTGCCGTCAGCACCGTGGCGCTTGCCCGATTACCATGGAATACACCAGCAGCGATGCCAAGGCGACGCTGCAGTTCGGCGAAGGATGGCGTATCGACCCGGGCGACAGCTTGATTCAAGCGCTGCGTGACCAGTTCGGCCGTGAGAACGTCTTTCTGCAATATCGTTGA
- a CDS encoding acetyl-CoA carboxylase carboxyltransferase subunit alpha, with protein MNPNFLDFEQPIADLQAKIEELRLVGNDNSLNIGDEISRLQDKSSTLTESIFGNLTSWQIARLARHPRRPYTLDYIQHIFTEFDELHGDRHFSDDAAIVGGVARLDEQPVMIIGHQKGREVREKVRRNFGMPRPEGYRKACRLMEMAERFKMPILTFIDTPGAYPGIDAEERNQSEAIAWNLRVMARLKTPIIATVIGEGGSGGALAIGVCDQLNMLQYSTYAVISPEGCASILWKTAEKAPDAAEAMGITAERLNHLGIVDKVIDEPLGGAHRDPVAASALIRAELTSQLDMLKGFDTETLLSRRYDRLMSYGL; from the coding sequence ATGAACCCGAATTTTCTTGATTTCGAACAGCCGATCGCTGACCTGCAAGCCAAGATCGAAGAGCTGCGCCTGGTGGGCAACGACAACTCGTTGAACATCGGCGACGAAATCTCTCGCCTGCAGGACAAGAGCAGCACGCTGACCGAAAGCATCTTCGGCAACCTGACCAGCTGGCAGATTGCCCGGCTGGCACGTCACCCGCGTCGCCCCTACACCCTGGACTACATCCAGCACATTTTCACCGAGTTCGATGAGCTGCACGGCGACCGCCACTTCTCCGACGATGCCGCCATCGTTGGCGGTGTCGCCCGTCTTGACGAGCAACCGGTGATGATCATCGGCCACCAGAAAGGCCGCGAAGTGCGCGAGAAGGTCCGTCGCAACTTCGGCATGCCCCGTCCTGAAGGCTACCGCAAGGCCTGCCGCCTGATGGAAATGGCCGAGCGCTTCAAGATGCCGATCCTCACGTTCATCGACACCCCGGGCGCGTATCCGGGTATCGATGCCGAAGAGCGCAACCAGAGCGAAGCGATCGCCTGGAACCTGCGCGTGATGGCACGCCTGAAAACGCCGATCATCGCCACCGTTATCGGTGAAGGTGGTTCCGGTGGTGCGCTGGCGATCGGTGTCTGCGATCAGCTGAACATGCTGCAGTATTCGACCTATGCGGTGATTTCGCCGGAAGGTTGCGCCTCGATTCTGTGGAAGACCGCCGAAAAGGCGCCGGACGCGGCCGAAGCCATGGGCATCACCGCCGAGCGCTTGAATCACCTGGGCATCGTCGACAAGGTAATCGACGAGCCGCTGGGTGGTGCTCATCGCGATCCGGTCGCCGCCTCGGCCCTGATCCGCGCCGAGCTGACCAGCCAGTTGGACATGCTCAAGGGTTTCGACACAGAGACTTTGCTCAGCCGCCGGTATGACCGGTTGATGAGCTACGGGTTGTAA
- the tilS gene encoding tRNA lysidine(34) synthetase TilS, producing MREPSTLSQRLSNRLHRLQPHLNAPAWYVAFSGGLDSTVLLHLLAGLPQRPPLTALHIHHGLQSVADTWPAHCQSLCDQLGVPLRIIRVHVENGPSLEQAARQARYRAFDGVLGSGDVLFAAQHQDDQAETVLFRLLRGAGVRGLAAMPQQRRQGQGVLARPLLDEPRSELLAYARSQGLHWIEDPSNTDTRFARNYLRREVLPVIAARWPQAAGSIARAAAHLGEAAQLLDELAEEDLAPARGSLEHSWLSVPSLALAPLQALSDSRQRNALQCWLAPLTRLPDTQHWVGWTSLRDADAAATPVWRLADGELHRAHGRIWWVSGQWSQAQPASQDWPATGEALPLLGNGEVRWQGRPLLGRAQIRYRQGGERLRLPIRGQRDLKRLLNESRLPGFVRDRLPLLFVDDRLVAVANLPLASVDGQLLWSP from the coding sequence ATGCGTGAACCCTCCACCCTGTCCCAGCGCCTGAGCAACAGGCTGCACAGGCTGCAGCCTCATCTGAACGCCCCCGCCTGGTACGTCGCCTTCTCCGGTGGCCTCGACTCCACCGTCCTGCTGCACCTGTTGGCCGGCCTGCCCCAGCGTCCGCCGCTGACTGCTCTTCATATCCATCACGGTCTGCAATCGGTCGCCGATACCTGGCCCGCACACTGCCAATCCCTGTGCGATCAGCTCGGTGTGCCGTTGCGCATCATCCGGGTGCATGTCGAGAACGGCCCGAGCCTGGAACAAGCCGCGCGCCAGGCACGCTATCGAGCCTTCGATGGGGTACTGGGGAGTGGCGATGTCCTGTTCGCGGCCCAGCACCAGGACGACCAGGCCGAGACCGTGCTGTTTCGCCTGCTGCGCGGCGCTGGCGTGCGGGGGTTGGCGGCGATGCCGCAGCAGCGGCGGCAAGGGCAGGGGGTGTTGGCCAGGCCGTTGCTCGATGAGCCGCGTAGCGAATTGCTCGCCTATGCCCGCAGTCAAGGCTTGCACTGGATCGAAGACCCTTCGAATACCGACACCCGTTTCGCTCGCAATTATCTGCGTCGCGAGGTCTTGCCCGTGATCGCCGCGCGCTGGCCCCAGGCGGCCGGCAGTATTGCCAGGGCTGCCGCCCATCTGGGTGAAGCGGCGCAGCTGCTCGACGAACTGGCCGAAGAGGACCTGGCGCCTGCGCGTGGGTCGCTCGAGCATTCCTGGCTGTCCGTACCGAGCCTGGCGCTGGCGCCGCTGCAAGCCCTGTCCGACAGCCGCCAGCGTAACGCCCTGCAGTGCTGGCTCGCGCCGTTGACGCGCCTGCCCGACACCCAGCACTGGGTCGGATGGACCTCCCTGCGCGATGCCGATGCCGCAGCGACGCCCGTCTGGCGCCTGGCCGACGGTGAGTTGCACCGGGCACATGGGCGGATCTGGTGGGTCAGTGGCCAATGGTCGCAGGCCCAGCCAGCGAGCCAGGATTGGCCAGCCACGGGCGAAGCCTTGCCGCTGCTCGGAAACGGCGAGGTGCGTTGGCAGGGTCGCCCACTGCTGGGCCGGGCGCAGATCCGCTACCGCCAGGGCGGCGAACGCCTGCGTTTGCCCATCCGCGGCCAGCGCGACCTCAAGCGTCTGCTCAATGAAAGTCGGCTGCCGGGCTTCGTGCGCGATCGTCTGCCCCTGTTGTTCGTCGACGACCGCCTGGTTGCCGTGGCCAACCTGCCGCTGGCCAGCGTCGACGGCCAACTGCTCTGGTCGCCGTGA